One Nitrosopumilus piranensis genomic region harbors:
- a CDS encoding geranylgeranylglyceryl/heptaprenylglyceryl phosphate synthase, with translation MAGDKVETFLKSELKKKNALLFVLIDSEVSKLEASSKLAKDVEKIGASAILVGGSSATDQIEMAKVVKGIKKGIKIPIILFPGNVTGVVPEADAILFSSLMNSENPYFISQAQALGAPSVLKFGLEPLPTAYLVIGDGTSAWFVGSARGIPFEKPKIAAAYALAAQFLGMRFVYLEAGSGAKSSVTPEMVKTVRHTFNGFLIVGGGIKDVKTAQNLVKAGADALVIGTFLEKGGSLKKLQEIAKAIQRSK, from the coding sequence ATGGCTGGAGATAAAGTTGAGACATTTCTAAAATCAGAATTAAAAAAGAAAAATGCATTATTGTTTGTTTTAATAGATTCAGAAGTATCAAAACTAGAGGCGTCAAGCAAACTTGCTAAGGATGTTGAAAAAATAGGTGCATCTGCAATATTGGTTGGAGGTTCTTCTGCAACAGACCAAATAGAAATGGCAAAAGTTGTTAAAGGAATCAAAAAAGGCATCAAAATCCCAATAATCTTGTTTCCTGGTAATGTCACAGGAGTAGTGCCTGAGGCTGATGCAATACTCTTTAGTTCATTAATGAATTCCGAGAACCCATATTTCATATCACAAGCACAAGCCTTGGGTGCTCCAAGTGTCCTGAAATTTGGTTTAGAACCTCTTCCTACGGCATATTTGGTGATTGGAGATGGAACCTCTGCATGGTTTGTTGGTTCTGCAAGAGGAATTCCATTTGAGAAACCCAAAATTGCTGCAGCATATGCATTGGCAGCTCAATTTCTTGGAATGAGATTTGTGTATCTTGAAGCAGGCTCTGGTGCAAAATCTAGCGTTACTCCAGAGATGGTCAAAACTGTAAGACACACATTTAATGGATTTTTGATTGTAGGTGGGGGGATTAAGGATGTCAAAACTGCTCAAAACTTGGTCAAAGCAGGTGCTGATGCTTTGGTAATAGGCACATTTCTTGAAAAAGGTGGAAGTCTCAAAAAACTACAGGAAATAGCAAAAGCAATTCAAAGAAGCAAGTAA
- a CDS encoding DNA polymerase II large subunit, which yields MSENDAISRISGIKMPDYYLDYYSNLSAETYSIFEAAASAKSSLVDSSGIIEPKIAFDLADRVAKMHEIDIAEPLRELLKINGKELSALILSKEIAQGKYSLPDSTLEEKLDLAVRVGLAIVTEGVTIAPLQGISEVKIKKNKDGSDYLSVSIAGPMRSAGGTESAVTMLIADHVRKTAGLSKFQANSFDDETGRFVEELRIYEREASSFQFHILDEDIEHVISNLPVELDGVDTDPYEVVNHKSMVRIKTDRVRGGALRVLNDGLIGRSKKLLKRIEMYNLDGWEWLNDLKGAVQTGEKQEDAATKRMHEVITGRSVLSMPNKLGGFRLRYGRACNTGFAAVGIHPVIAEILDHTIAVGTQIKIDIPGKGSTVAFVDSIETPTVRLKNGNVVKIRDVKHGIEIKNDIEKILHLGDILISFGDFLENNAQLVPSAYVEEFWIEELKQKIQKYEPEDQYLTQFLNKVPTIDEALKISLDFDMALHPRYLYFWDKISSEELNLLLEPKKINETSIEYHIQIKKILEKLGVPHVVENDNIILENLEAKIFFNLLFREKPEIDESSIPQIISKSSGIKIKNKFSTSVGVRIGRPEKAAPRQMKPPTHVLFPISDKGGPTRDLLKASKNEHFFTSIYNRHCTQCNQPSIGIKCSKCGIKTTVTYRCPHCRDTLEESFCNKCKRNALAYSHKEFPLKSKLLEAQEKIRLRAQEPFKGVKELISQDKIAEPLEKGLVRQNFGLTVFKDGTVRFDATNSPLTQFKPSWIGTSIEKLKELGYSHDINGDPLENPEQIVELRMQDVVIPYESGRYLVSICKYIDTLLEKFYGKTPFYNVKNSEELIGHLIIGLAPHTSVGIVGRIIGYSETHVCFATPNWHSAKRRDADGDADSIMLLMDSLLNFSRQFLSDAIGGLMDAPLLIQPLVLPHESQPQAHNLEVTKSLPLEFFESTIQQVKAPDISSVEIIKSRLETERQFYDYYFTHSTSSLTTSKSRSAYSTLGSMLDKFDMQVKNAELIDAVNTSEIVSDVISTHLVPDIMGNLRAYARQNFRCTGCGKSYRRMPLIQTCVCGHKLIPTITRGSVEKYLKLAKRLVDKYDVSEYQRGRIHALSDEIELVFGKSPGDQSLLTDYA from the coding sequence ATGTCTGAAAACGACGCAATTTCTCGTATAAGTGGCATAAAAATGCCTGATTATTATCTTGATTATTACTCGAATTTATCTGCAGAAACGTACTCAATTTTTGAAGCTGCAGCATCTGCTAAATCAAGTCTAGTGGACTCATCAGGTATAATTGAGCCGAAAATCGCATTTGATCTAGCAGATCGTGTGGCTAAAATGCATGAAATTGACATTGCCGAACCCTTACGTGAACTTCTAAAAATTAATGGAAAAGAACTTTCAGCACTGATTCTCTCAAAAGAGATTGCACAGGGAAAATATTCTTTACCTGATTCTACTTTGGAAGAAAAACTTGATCTGGCAGTTCGGGTTGGATTGGCAATTGTAACAGAGGGTGTCACCATAGCTCCTTTACAAGGAATAAGTGAAGTAAAAATAAAGAAAAACAAGGATGGTTCTGATTATCTCTCAGTTTCTATTGCAGGCCCAATGCGTTCAGCTGGAGGGACAGAATCTGCAGTTACAATGTTGATAGCTGATCATGTTAGAAAGACTGCAGGACTGTCAAAATTTCAAGCCAACTCATTTGATGATGAAACAGGTCGATTTGTAGAGGAATTAAGAATCTATGAAAGGGAGGCTAGTAGCTTTCAATTCCATATATTAGATGAAGATATTGAACATGTGATTTCAAATCTACCAGTAGAGTTAGACGGCGTAGATACAGATCCTTATGAGGTTGTAAATCACAAATCTATGGTACGAATTAAGACTGATCGGGTACGTGGAGGTGCCTTACGTGTCCTAAATGATGGTCTAATTGGAAGATCCAAAAAACTACTAAAAAGAATTGAAATGTACAATCTTGATGGTTGGGAATGGCTCAATGACCTTAAAGGAGCTGTTCAAACAGGTGAAAAACAAGAAGACGCAGCTACTAAAAGAATGCATGAAGTAATTACAGGAAGATCAGTCTTATCCATGCCTAACAAACTGGGTGGATTTCGATTAAGATACGGAAGAGCATGCAACACCGGCTTTGCAGCAGTTGGGATTCATCCCGTAATAGCAGAAATTCTTGATCATACCATTGCAGTTGGAACTCAAATCAAAATTGATATTCCAGGAAAAGGCTCTACTGTTGCGTTTGTTGATTCAATTGAAACTCCCACTGTCCGCCTGAAAAATGGAAATGTTGTAAAGATTCGGGATGTGAAACATGGAATTGAAATTAAGAATGATATTGAAAAAATACTTCATCTTGGAGATATTCTGATATCCTTTGGAGATTTTCTAGAAAACAATGCTCAACTTGTACCATCAGCATATGTGGAAGAATTTTGGATAGAAGAATTAAAACAAAAAATTCAGAAATACGAGCCTGAAGATCAGTATCTAACTCAATTTCTCAACAAAGTTCCCACCATAGATGAGGCATTAAAAATCTCCCTTGATTTTGATATGGCTCTTCATCCACGCTATCTGTATTTTTGGGATAAAATTTCCTCTGAAGAACTCAATCTACTTTTAGAACCTAAAAAAATCAATGAAACATCAATCGAATACCATATACAAATAAAAAAAATTCTTGAAAAATTAGGAGTTCCACATGTAGTTGAAAATGACAACATCATACTTGAAAATCTTGAGGCAAAAATTTTCTTTAATTTGTTATTTAGAGAAAAACCAGAAATTGACGAATCGTCAATCCCTCAGATAATTTCAAAATCCTCTGGAATCAAAATTAAAAACAAATTTTCTACCTCAGTTGGGGTAAGAATTGGAAGACCAGAAAAAGCTGCCCCAAGACAGATGAAGCCACCAACACATGTATTATTTCCTATTAGTGATAAAGGGGGACCAACAAGAGATCTTCTAAAAGCATCTAAAAATGAGCACTTTTTCACAAGTATCTACAACAGGCATTGTACTCAATGTAACCAACCATCAATTGGAATAAAATGCTCAAAATGTGGTATAAAAACAACTGTTACCTATAGATGTCCTCATTGCAGAGATACGCTTGAAGAATCTTTTTGTAACAAATGTAAACGAAATGCTTTAGCTTACTCACATAAGGAATTCCCATTAAAATCAAAACTCCTTGAAGCACAAGAAAAGATTCGTTTACGTGCACAAGAACCATTCAAAGGAGTAAAGGAACTAATCAGTCAAGATAAGATTGCCGAGCCTTTGGAAAAGGGACTTGTAAGACAAAATTTTGGTCTTACAGTATTCAAGGATGGAACTGTTCGATTTGATGCAACTAACTCGCCTCTAACTCAATTCAAACCATCTTGGATCGGAACCTCAATTGAGAAGCTCAAAGAATTAGGATATTCACATGATATTAATGGTGACCCACTTGAAAATCCTGAACAGATAGTTGAACTCCGTATGCAGGATGTAGTAATTCCCTATGAAAGTGGCAGGTATCTTGTCTCTATTTGTAAATACATTGACACACTTTTAGAAAAATTCTACGGCAAGACTCCATTTTACAATGTAAAAAATTCTGAGGAATTGATTGGGCATCTAATAATCGGTTTGGCTCCTCATACGTCTGTTGGAATTGTTGGTAGAATTATTGGATATTCTGAAACCCATGTCTGTTTTGCAACCCCTAACTGGCATTCTGCAAAAAGAAGAGACGCAGATGGAGATGCTGACTCGATTATGTTGTTGATGGATAGTCTTTTGAATTTTTCAAGGCAATTCCTTTCAGATGCTATAGGCGGATTGATGGATGCTCCACTGCTTATTCAACCTCTTGTTTTACCACACGAGTCTCAACCTCAAGCACACAATCTTGAGGTTACAAAATCACTTCCTCTAGAATTTTTTGAATCAACGATTCAACAAGTCAAAGCACCTGACATCTCTTCTGTTGAAATTATCAAATCTCGACTTGAGACAGAAAGACAATTTTATGATTATTATTTTACACATTCAACATCATCTCTTACCACTTCAAAATCTCGCAGTGCATATTCTACTCTTGGTTCAATGTTGGATAAATTTGATATGCAAGTTAAAAATGCTGAATTGATTGATGCTGTAAATACCTCAGAAATTGTTTCAGATGTCATTTCAACTCACCTTGTTCCAGATATTATGGGCAATCTAAGAGCATATGCTAGACAAAATTTTAGGTGTACTGGTTGTGGCAAATCTTACCGCCGAATGCCCTTAATCCAAACCTGCGTGTGTGGGCACAAACTAATTCCTACAATAACTCGTGGTTCTGTAGAAAAATATCTGAAACTTGCAAAAAGACTTGTTGACAAATATGATGTTAGTGAATATCAGAGAGGAAGAATTCATGCACTTTCTGATGAAATTGAATTAGTATTTGGAAAGAGCCCTGGTGATCAATCACTTCTAACTGACTATGCTTGA
- the glyA gene encoding serine hydroxymethyltransferase, producing MAKSQNKESYNKIFTKLKEHHKWFENSIPLIASENIPSPAVREAIISDFGNRYAEGWPGERVYAGCIYIDEVEFECMKLAKKLYKAKFADVRPISGVVANLAVYSAYSNPGDVMLAPSIPAGGHISHGKKEHSGTAGLVHGLEIEFYPFDAQEMTIDVDKTKQKVKELEKNKRLPKIAMFGGSLFLFPHPVKELSDFLKSYDMHINYDAAHVAGLIAGGKFQDPLREGADTITMSTHKTLFGPQGGLVLGSEKHEEPIKKATFPGLTSSHHINNMAGKAVAFAEALEFGKDYALQVIKNAKSLADALSDAGFKVLGESRGFTQSHQIAVNVLDYSDGGKVEADLEKANIIVNRQLIPGDIKAGRNYFHPGGIRLGVSEITRLGMKKSEMQEIASFIKQVVIEKKDPKKLLSKVKSFRKNYQKVKFCFDNKLGAYEYVKLR from the coding sequence ATGGCTAAATCACAAAATAAAGAATCTTACAATAAAATTTTTACAAAATTAAAGGAGCATCATAAATGGTTTGAAAATTCAATTCCATTAATTGCCAGTGAGAATATTCCAAGTCCTGCAGTCAGGGAAGCCATAATTTCAGATTTTGGTAACAGATATGCCGAAGGTTGGCCTGGAGAAAGGGTCTATGCTGGGTGCATCTACATTGATGAGGTAGAGTTTGAATGTATGAAATTAGCTAAAAAACTCTACAAGGCAAAATTTGCAGATGTTAGACCAATTTCAGGAGTTGTTGCAAATCTTGCTGTATATTCTGCTTATTCAAATCCAGGGGATGTTATGTTAGCCCCATCTATTCCAGCTGGAGGCCATATCTCGCATGGTAAAAAAGAACATTCTGGAACTGCAGGATTGGTTCATGGTTTAGAAATTGAATTCTATCCATTTGATGCACAAGAGATGACTATTGATGTGGATAAGACAAAACAGAAAGTAAAAGAGCTTGAGAAGAATAAACGACTCCCAAAAATAGCAATGTTTGGAGGATCGTTATTCTTGTTCCCACACCCTGTCAAAGAACTTTCAGACTTTCTAAAGAGTTATGATATGCACATCAATTACGATGCAGCTCATGTTGCAGGATTGATTGCAGGTGGAAAGTTCCAAGATCCACTTCGTGAAGGAGCAGATACAATAACAATGAGTACTCATAAGACTTTGTTTGGACCTCAAGGAGGATTAGTTCTAGGTTCTGAAAAACATGAAGAACCAATCAAAAAAGCTACATTCCCAGGTCTTACAAGCAGTCACCACATCAACAATATGGCAGGAAAAGCGGTAGCATTTGCAGAAGCTTTAGAGTTTGGAAAAGACTATGCTTTACAAGTTATAAAAAATGCAAAATCACTTGCAGATGCATTAAGTGATGCTGGATTCAAAGTATTAGGTGAAAGCAGAGGGTTTACACAATCACATCAGATTGCTGTCAATGTTTTAGATTATTCTGATGGTGGAAAAGTTGAAGCCGACTTGGAAAAAGCCAACATAATTGTAAACCGCCAATTGATTCCAGGAGACATTAAGGCTGGAAGGAATTACTTCCATCCAGGTGGTATTAGATTAGGGGTTTCAGAGATTACCAGACTTGGAATGAAAAAGAGTGAGATGCAAGAGATTGCATCTTTCATCAAACAAGTAGTAATAGAGAAGAAAGATCCAAAGAAATTGCTTTCCAAAGTAAAATCATTTAGAAAGAATTACCAAAAGGTAAAATTCTGTTTTGATAACAAGTTGGGCGCATATGAATACGTCAAATTACGATAA